In Corythoichthys intestinalis isolate RoL2023-P3 chromosome 4, ASM3026506v1, whole genome shotgun sequence, a genomic segment contains:
- the ube2s gene encoding ubiquitin-conjugating enzyme E2 S, with protein MNANVENLPPHVLRLVYKEVSALAADPPEGIKIYPSDEDITELHTAIEGPEGTPFAGGVFRMRLVLGKDFPAVPPKGYFLTKIFHPNVGHKGEICVNVLKRDWKAELGLRHVLLTIKCLLIHPNPESALNEEAGRLLLEDYTEYEARARLITEIHAMTVPGSSSGASQEPSDGPQPKKHAGDLAKRAGAGAAAVPAALGNGASGSGSSSSSSSSSTNNIAVKKKADKKRALRRL; from the exons ATG AACGCCAATGTGGAGAATTTGCCCCCTCAcgttcttcgcttggtgtacaAAGAAGTTTCCGCTTTAGCTGCAGACCCTCCAGAAGGCATCAAGATCTACCCCAGTGATGAAGACATAACCGAACTTCACACAGCCATAGAAGGACCCG AGGGAACCCCGTTCGCTGGCGGCGTGTTCCGAATGCGTCTAGTCCTCGGGAAGGACTTCCCCGCTGTTCCGCCCAAGGGGTATTTTCTGACCAAGATTTTCCACCCCAACGtgggccacaaaggcgagatctgTGTCAACGTTTTGAAAAGGGATTGGAAAGCAGAACTGGGGCTCAGACACGTTTTGCTC ACAATCAAATGTCTCCTCATCCACCCTAACCCGGAGTCGGCCCTCAACGAGGAAGCGGGTCGCCTGCTCCTGGAGGACTATACGGAATACGAAGCCCGCGCCCGCCTCATCACCGAAATCCACGCCATGACGGTACCCGGCAGCTCTTCGGGGGCCTCGCAGGAACCCAGCGACGGACCTCAGCCCAAGAAGCATGCGGGCGATCTCGCCAAGAGGGCGGGAGCCGGCGCGGCCGCCGTGCCCGCCGCTCTCGGAAACGGCGCCAGCGGCAgcggcagcagcagcagtagtagtagtagctcCACCAATAACATCGCAGTGAAAAAGAAAGCAGATAAAAAGCGTGCATTGAGGCGACTttaa